In a genomic window of Pseudomonas oryzihabitans:
- a CDS encoding isocitrate lyase/PEP mutase family protein yields the protein MKPTSPHKLRLAFRALLKSESCYHTASVFDPMSARIANDLGFEMGILGGSVASLQVLAAPDFALITLSEFVEQATRIGRVARLPIIADADHGYGNALNVMRTITELERAGVAALTIEDTVLPAGYGRKSTDLVSVEEGIGKIKGALEARIDEALSIFARTNATELSTEDVIARAKAYEAAGADGICMVGIRDFDHLEEITQHLSVPVMLVTYGNPQLRDNARLAKAGVRVVVNGHAAYFAAIKATYDCLREQRHINASDLSASELSTKYSTLQEYRAWARDFMDVKE from the coding sequence ATGAAGCCAACCTCCCCGCACAAGCTGCGTCTAGCATTCAGAGCCCTGCTGAAATCGGAAAGCTGCTACCACACGGCCTCCGTGTTCGATCCCATGTCGGCGCGTATCGCCAACGACCTGGGCTTCGAGATGGGCATCCTGGGCGGGTCGGTGGCCTCCTTGCAGGTGCTGGCGGCGCCGGATTTCGCCTTGATCACCCTGAGTGAATTCGTCGAGCAGGCCACCCGGATCGGTCGGGTCGCACGGCTGCCGATCATCGCCGATGCCGACCATGGCTACGGCAATGCCCTCAACGTGATGCGGACCATCACCGAGCTGGAGCGCGCGGGTGTGGCGGCGCTGACCATCGAGGACACCGTGTTGCCCGCGGGCTACGGGCGCAAGTCCACCGACCTGGTGAGCGTCGAGGAGGGGATCGGCAAGATCAAGGGAGCGTTGGAGGCCCGTATCGACGAGGCCCTGAGCATCTTCGCCCGGACCAATGCCACCGAGCTGAGCACCGAGGATGTCATCGCGCGGGCCAAGGCCTACGAGGCGGCGGGTGCGGATGGTATCTGCATGGTGGGTATCCGGGATTTCGACCATCTGGAAGAAATCACCCAGCACCTGAGCGTGCCGGTGATGCTGGTGACCTACGGCAATCCCCAACTACGGGACAACGCCCGTCTGGCGAAGGCCGGGGTACGGGTGGTGGTGAACGGCCACGCCGCCTACTTCGCCGCGATCAAGGCCACCTACGATTGCCTGCGCGAGCAAAGACACATCAACGCCTCGGACCTGTCCGCCTCCGAGTTGTCCACCAAGTACTCGACCTTGCAGGAATATCGCGCCTGGGCGCGGGACTTCATGGACGTGAAGGAGTAG